A genome region from Arachis duranensis cultivar V14167 chromosome 6, aradu.V14167.gnm2.J7QH, whole genome shotgun sequence includes the following:
- the LOC107495183 gene encoding uncharacterized protein LOC107495183 yields the protein MEAHCNSELATSEKSMLTTQSDSKIFGEKRGSSHFREKHDLPRKRVKIRDLESVVQSAAQTSTHYSDFTSQEEDCDWQAVSEKEVSRVAEIPEAMGMDVFDEQETKREVIQEGPRNLDLNNDACGGKFSSPDTRGGCVENLTNVSKQEKEQGSNLMISRGINVDLNAEDVTSSINLEATHRHKGYSHLKSKDVSESGSCSGPIEEKDPMRIWKEMKQNGFLSSSHGGIPVPKQRGRKSKNEMLKKKMEIAKREQVSRFTKIAAPSGLLNDLNPGIINHVRNRKQVHSIIEALVRSENNEHNNAGSNQTAHRTNVSTENRKRDLDYMADGSRHTKKHVGKMNDSPWIMDSRVCDRDKSMLEKSNLRSCSSHSMFERGDDILALKLSSSTKALMGSTTLSTATVASQWLELLYQDIKGRLSALRRSRRRVRAVITTELPFLISKEFANNQENDPFAVKMTAGISTSKPADLHRARWTALFDHMDEALSEEEKQLESWLNQVKEKQVLCDQGLQQVNWNITYGLQQMGTSENDSRVTGLDGSEKELAVNAAAASIYSTCNFLLSES from the exons ATGGAAGCACACTGCAATTCGGAACTTGCTACATCCGAAAAGTCGATGTTAACTACACAATCAGACTCCAAG ATTTTTGGGGAGAAGCGTGGAAGTTCCCATTTCAGAGAGAAGCACGACCTACCTCGGAAACGGGTCAAAATTAGGGATCTTGAATCCGTGGTTCAGTCGGCGG CACAAACTAGTACTCATTATTCAGATTTTACAAGCCAGGAAGAAGATTGTGATTGGCAGGCAGTTAGTGAGAAGGAGGTGTCACGAGTGGCTGAAATCCCCGAAGCTATGGGAATGGATGTTTTCGATGAACAGGAAACCAAGAGGGAAGTAATCCAGGAGGGACCCAGGAATCTCGATCTTAACAATGATGCATGTGGGGGCAAATTTTCCTCTCCGGATACAAGAGGCGGATGTGTTGAGAATCTCACTAATGTATCAAAGCAAGAGAAGGAACAAGGTAGCAATCTTATGATATCAAGGGGAATTAATGTCGATCTTAATGCAGAAGATGTTACTAGCTCTATAAATTTGGAAGCAACACATCGTCATAAAGGATACAGTCATCTTAAATCTAAAGATGTTTCAGAGAGTGGAAGCTGCTCTGGACCAATAGAGGAGAAGGATCCAATGAGGATATGGAAGGAGATGAAGCAAAATGGGTTTCTTTCTTCGTCTCATGGAGGCATTCCGGTGCCAAAACAACGTGGgagaaaaagcaaaaatgaaATGCTCAAGAAAAAGATGGAAATTGCTAAGAGAGAACAGGTAAGCAGGTTTACAAAGATTGCTGCTCCAAGTGGACTACTTAATGACCTAAACCCTGGAATTATAAATCATGTAAGAAATAGAAAGCAGGTCCATTCAATAATTGAAGCTCTTGTAAGGTCTGAAAATAATGAACACAACAATGCTGGGAGTAATCAAACTGCACACCGAACAAATGTAAGCACTGAAAACAGAAAAAGGGACTTGGATTATATGGCTGATGGGAGCAGACATACGAAAAAACATgtgggaaaaatgaatgattcCCCTTGGATTATGGATAGTAGAGTTTGTGATCGTGACAAGTCCATGTTAGAGAAATCTAACCTTCGAAGTTGTTCGTCACACTCGATGTTTGAAAGAGGAGATGATAttttagctttgaaattgtcaTCTTCAACGAAGGCATTGATGGGTTCGACCACTTTGTCAA CTGCTACTGTTGCTTCACAATGGTTGGAGCTTCTATATCAAGACATTAAAGGGCGTCTTTCGG CTTTGCGCCGCAGTAGGAGGAGGGTTCGAGCTGTAATCACTACTGAGTTGCCTTTTCTTATATCAAAGGAATTTGCAAATAATCAAGAAAATGACCCTTTTGCCGTGAAAATGACTGCGGGAATTTCCACTAGCAAACCAGCAGATCTGCATCGGGCAAGATGGACTGCGTTGTTTGATCACATGGATGAAGCACTTTCAGAAGAGGAAAAACAACTT GAAAGTTGGTTGAATCAGGTAAAAGAAAAGCAAGTGCTATGTGACCAAGGTCTGCAACAAGTAAACTGGAACATTACATATGGTTTGCAGCAGATGGGAACTTCCGAAAATGATTCCAG
- the LOC107495195 gene encoding uncharacterized protein LOC107495195: MGRSRLDALVSVFVTVHPHETSALLHSFFCFFFILSAYFVVLPLRDEGAISLGLSNLPGLFVGSLVLTLIAAPVSSLIFSLPNLSKNKALVSIHRFFSISLIVFFFLWRSSSTSKLIESTTSTYSSEQDGKIGDQGSPTPPLGWDSHGWFYISVRIGLFLWVALLNLITISSTWARVIDVMDSESGSRLFGFVGAGATLGQLFGSLFATGMAFVGPFLLLFAALLLEFAARTSRGINCNSSNAEEELTPMRESDSNHENGADEKSEHTVRASPKSSTSLSRLQIWPIFDGLWLILSSTYLLHVSLFIWLSAVISSFFYFQKVSVIATTVTSSLGRRKMFAEINSFIATFILVGQLSMTGRILTVAGVTIAICSAPFIGLLNLVALAVWPDWLVVATCETLRKVVTYVVTRPGRELLFTVVSQDEKYKAKICIDVLVQRLGDAAAAGMYKILFGTLKGKPSTVSLYALPVCMLWIITAFYLGRRQVELSKHHQIASS; encoded by the exons ATGGGGCGGTCTCGGTTGGATGCGCTCGTCTCCGTGTTCGTTACGGTGCACCCGCACGAGACCTCTGCTCTGCTTCACtccttcttctgcttcttcttc ATTTTGAGTGCGTATTTCGTGGTTCTTCCTTTGCGAGACGAGGGTGCTATCTCGTTGGGCTTATCGAATCTACCAGGTTTATTCGTTGGGTCTTTGGTGCTCACACTCATTGCCGCACCCGTTTCATCTCTCATCTTTTCTCTCCCtaatctttcaaaaaacaaG GCATTGGTTTCAATACACAGGTTCTTTAGCATATCACTCATagtcttctttttcttgtggCGCTCCTCATCAACATCTAAATTGATA GAGTCAACTACTTCGACATATTCCTCAGAGCAAGATGGGAAGATTGGTGATCAAGGCAGTCCTACACCTCCATTAGGTTGGGATAGCCATGGGTGGTTCTATATCTCAGTCCGAATTGGATTGTTTCTTTGG GTTGCGTTGCTTAATCTAAtcacaatttcttcaacttgggCAAGGGTAATTGATGTGATGGACAGTGAG TCAGGTTCGAGATTATTTGGATTTGTTGGGGCTGGTGCTACACTTGGACAACTTTTTGGGTCTCTTTTTGCTACAGGAATGGCTTTTGTCGGGCCAT TCTTGCTATTGTTTGCTGCATTACTATTGGAATTTGCAGCAAGGACATCAAGAGGGATAAATTGTAATTCATCTAATGCTGAAGAGGAATTGACTCCTATGAG AGAATCTGATTCCAACCATGAAAATGGAGCCGATGAGAAGAGTGAACATACTGTTAGAGCTTCTCCAAAGTCATCTACTTCTTTATCGAGACTTCAAATTTGGCCTATATTTGATGGATTATGGCTTATACTATCATCAACTTACCTGTTGCATGTATCATTGTTCATCTGGCTGAGTGCAGTTAtctcttcattcttctacttTCAG AAAGTAAGTGTGATTGCCACTACAGTTACAAGCTCTCtgggaagaagaaaaatgtttgCAGAGATAAATAGCTTTATTGCTACTTTTATCCTTGTTGGGCAGCTGTCCATGACG GGGCGCATTCTTACTGTTGCTGGGGTGACTATAGCTATATGCTCTGCACCTTTTATTGGCCTTTTAAATTTAGTTGCTCTAGCTGTTTGGCCGGACTGGCTGGTTGTTGCCACTTGTGAAACATTAAGAAAG GTTGTTACATATGTTGTGACAAGGCCTGGAAGAGAACTTTTATTTACTGTTGTTTCACAGGATGAGAAGTACAAAGCCAAA ATATGCATCGATGTGTTGGTTCAAAGGCTTGGAGATGCTGCAGCAGCTGGAATGTACAAAATACTTTTTGGTACTCTCAAGGGGAAACCATCAACCGTTTCCCTTTATGCTTTGCCT GTTTGTATGTTGTGGATAATCACAGCATTCTATTTGGGTCGCCGGCAAGTAGAACTTTCAAAGCACCATCAGATTGCTTCCAGTTGA
- the LOC107495209 gene encoding uncharacterized protein LOC107495209 translates to MTSAFSGVAVAQGPKLLLRSLRFCSNSHASVRNCRAFAMDSSSVRVSSSNGGGGDGEVRFPLSSAASSALVIQKGDITKWSIDGSTDAIVNPANERMLGGGGADGAIHRAAGPELVQACLKVPEVRPGIRCPTGEARITPGFKLPASHVIHTVGPIYHADNNPAASLANAYRNSLKVAKENSIQYIAFPAISCGVYGYPYDEAATVAISSIKEFPNDFKEVHFVLFLPEIYDTWVNKAKELLKE, encoded by the exons ATGACTTCAGCGTTCTCTGGAGTAGCAGTGGCGCAAGGTCCAAAActtcttctgaggagcctcagATTCTGCTCGAACTCGCACGCTAGCGTGAGAAATTGCCGTGCGTTCGCGATGGATTCTTCTTCTGTTAGGGTTTCTTCTTCCAATGGTGGCGGTGGCGACGGCGAGGTTCGGTTTCCGTTGTCATCGGCGGCGTCGAGCGCTCTGGTCATTCAGAAGGGAGATATCACGAAGTGGTCAATTGATGGTTCCACTGATGCAATA GTGAATCCTGCCAATGAGAGAATGCTTGGAGGTGGTGGAGCTGACGGAG CTATACATAGAGCTGCAGGCCCAGAACTTGTTCAAGCTTGCCTCAAGGTTCCAGAAGTCAGGCCTGGAATCCGCTGCCCAACAGGGGAAGCAAGGATCACACC AGGTTTCAAGCTTCCAGCTTCTCATGTTATTCATACCGTTGGACCAATTTACCATGCAGATAATAATCCAGCTGCCTCTCTGGCGAATGCATACAG AAATAGCTTGAAGGTTGCAAAAGAGAACAGCATTCAGTATATAGCATTCCCAGCCATATCATGTGGTGTCTATGG CTACCCTTATGATGAAGCTGCTACAGTGGCTATTTCTTCCATAAAAGAGTTTCCAAATGACTTTAAAGAG GTCCACTTTGTTCTGTTTTTGCCTGAAATTTATGACACTTGGGTAAACAAGGCAAAGGAGTTGCTGAAAGAGTAA